DNA sequence from the Patagioenas fasciata isolate bPatFas1 chromosome 19, bPatFas1.hap1, whole genome shotgun sequence genome:
gctgtgctgagcaccccacaGGTAGGAAGCCATGTGCAGCTAGGAAGGTAACTCTGGGTTttctgaacagagctggcagggtgggatgtgctcctggtccccctggcagggctcaggtttggtgtggagagtgacatctcagcgctggggctgggggtctctgtgaaagccaggaggccatgggcggttgtatgagggtctcagtgctggttttagtaggagctgccctatcagggtgcttgcaccttcttgtgaacatggagaaggggacagaatgcaatctggcccagggagaggtggctgctccctccagagccctcctggaggtctggggtctgagagcttctctcacctgggacAGCAGTGTCTCGGTGCTGGGTGCTGTTATCCCAAATggactgttttgctagaaaatattattcatgagataccattagatatgcaggaaggtaggtaagagaagcatttttgtgcgtagggagtaaaacgcatttctggaggggtttgtgatctgggcagagctccaaactttgatctagttgagcaagcacccagagagaccccgtagcagtgcttggtactggtgaaaaggggtggatttgttctaagtagctctttggggcaggaaaacaacccagCGCTGGAGAAATAGCTGAGGCTGGAGCATTGCATTTCTTTGCTTGCTCAGCCCGAGGGCTGTGTTAAAATCCTGCACGGCGAATGTGACCATAGGGATGTGCATGGGATGGTGCCTCGAGTGCTTTGCACAGCGCTGAGATCTCCGCAGggcagagactgttgtgctcccatCCAGCACCATCGTTTCCACTCCTGCCTAACAGGCACAGCGATAACTCCAAACTTGCTGTGAACAGAGCATGACCCAGGTAcgtgccactgctgtcctgatgcatctgggcctgtccctgcaaggctgaggggagtccctggggaggtacgagttcatcctggcctttgcaggctgttctgcagaacttgatcttcttttcaaaaggttttttctaaTAACCTAATTAACCCCCCTACCTTCTCCCAAATGATAGATGAACAGGTCTTTAATCTTAATCTACATGCATTTTTGAATCATTAGATGgctaaggaagtgtggtttgttggttgttgttttggagtgtgtgtggtgtttggctgttTTACCCCTCTCTTGTCTCCCACTTCCCTGAGGTCTTtttacagcccctctgcttcactttccagctgccttgtgctccgggggctctgtgccccctgccccgccgcgggttcccgtgctcggcacggaacgccgggcgctggcgggcgggcgcggctgtCGGCAGAACACGGGCGGCGCTCGGAGGTTTCCGTTAAGCGGTTGCCTCCTGGCAACGGGACGCGGCGGGGGCATCGGGGCGGGTGAGCGGGCCCGGGGCCGGTGGGCGCCGGTGggacccggggacaaaggggtttgtctgaacctgggcctgggggcaccgcttgatgcttcatgtgctgcttggaggggaccgaaacctcgcaccgagggcaaccaggccggcgcggttcggtgttctgggtgcggatgccgtgctggttttccctgtagtgtttttgagggttaagggtgtaggaaaagcaaatgctgctttgctggggcttgtgctggattcccctgagctgcgaaaatcctcttgatttctcccagctgagacttaaagtggctgaatttaacacaaactgcaagcaactgtgcccaggcaggaagatgtcgcctgtcagcagcctgggtggctgtcagcagagcccctccctgcagggccggcggtggggaggagcagcacacagccctccctcctctggggagggagcttttgtttgcagactagaactgggattccgggctgttcgggagcccctgcctgctcctcgggacaaaggggagtgggaagagttgtcatcccacacacctctgccccccagccttgctgggttgaattgtcctgcaagacactgagtgtccagtgttttcctttcaacagtACAATAGTGAAGGGTTTAAGGAAAATCAACCAGCTCTTGTGGTGCACTGCTAACAACAGCATCATTAATAGCCACTGAAGCTCAAGTGCTTACAAAActgtcaattcctctgtttcctaggtggtcacccaccagcagtgagctgctggcccCACGGCATCAAGTGCCTACCCCGGGAGggtcctgatgcagaggagaactcgcctgctgtgccccttaactggtcgagatgaggctgtgggtcctgccgcccaccggtcaccctctaatgtctttgggtgcaagaacttaattagctgcctgccatctcacctgtccctgtacatCTTTGGTAAAGCTGCCCTCGTTTTTCCAAGGGTGGTTTCCCCCGAGGGCCATGGATGGCCTGTAGTGTGGATCTTGGTTGAccattctgtccttttaattcctcAGGACTTTTGGATGAGAAATCCCTCGAAGCATGTGCGTCTGTGAATAGATTCTGGGCTCATCTGGTTGAAGAAGTCAATAAGGAACGTGAATGTCAAAAAACAATCCAGGAGAGTATCCTATATTTGCAGGTATGATGTCTGGGCTTCTGCCATGatgatgtgctttaaaaagagggtttttctgctactgcccaaacccttagatggaaatgcttttactagaggccgcctcccacctttgtcctgttcttccatctgcagagttaagccaggttagatgttcatactatcaccagtaagcacaacgtaagagcctttactgaccttcagggagcctgcgactctaaaaatggatcaaaacactcttgtaacaaagaaaacagggtttggTCAGGAATGCAAATCCTGTATGTCCAGGAGCTGGTGACAATTTGGCAGACCTGCAACAGCTCCCTGAGCTTTATTTGCTCCaccaaggaagatggaaagatgagatgactttgtgagaagtcacagctggcggttgggacacagtaaagcagaactgctaggaaatgcctgtcctgcttaggacagacttgccatagagcaagctaagtgtaaaggtaaatccccaaagagagaaagtaggagatctgtgtgtgctttgatttgtgaaGAGAGCATTGAAATCTCAGCTCTGGGCCAGCATTTAAAGGCTGTTTCATGTCAGGCTTTGCGCATTACATATGAAACTTAGATATTGCTGAAGATGTTTTGAGAGCCTCTCATCTCAGTGGGTTTGGATTCTGAACCAAGTGAGCGCTCACCAGAGATGAGATGCACTTTCcaacttttttctgttgaaatggaaaagttttggaggctcttagaagctcaagactggattttggaggaaaaaaagaaagagcaatgaTTTTTCACAACAAGTCAAGTCATATAGCAACAAGGTGGTAAATGCAAGTCAGGTCTCTTAAGGAACAGTAAACCAGCGTGTGCAGTTCAGATTTGCGTGTGGCTTCAGCgtcccatggagatgctggagcaccaCCCGTGAGCAGCGTCCTCTGTGTGCTCAGGCTCTGCGGTGACTGTGGTGCCTCTGCCGGTTCATTCCAGGGgttgtgccccagaagagcagttccaacctatgccaaaagagtcgatgtggcagttccagtgttaaacgaagagggggatgtcattgaaggccatgactgcgaaagtaaaccgcaggtatgttgaaaggtgtttgccttccatggatcctgcatttcagcatttgaggaagaaggaggacacaTCTTGGAAGATGTGACAGTGAATTTGGAGTTGCTTTGCTCTTCTGGTTTGTACCATCGTGAGCAACTCCTAAGGACCAGAGCTTGCTCAGCACCTTCTGTCACGAGCAGGAGCCTGcatccctaaatcctgccttgtcctactgcatctcgcaggcgtagccttggggccagggctgcgagcagggccgggcagcatcccaagggcacagcattttccccagaaatcaaGGGTGCAGATGTCAGGCCTTGCATTTTTGCCAAGGAACAACCCTTGTTTCTGCACCAAGCAGGAAGCTCCTGCACTCTGGGTGTTCCTTACCAACACATTCTGTCTCTGGTCTCATCACTATAGTAGGGACCAAGCCTTGATGTTTAATACTGTGGAATAATGCTACCTTCCTCCCTCCATGAGCtacttttccctatttctctttggacagagaggagaaagacgGGAGGAGAAAGACAATCTGCAGGAAGCCTATCGCGATCTGAAAACCAACACAGTCCaactagaagagagaaatgtcttctgtggctcctacagtgttcgtgtcctcatggaccagtgagtagattgcctggctgctctctgcactaaccctgtagggcccaacagcagctcctccaaacccgttctgttccctgcggtccttctgtgggaatgtgtggctggaggggagagtccctcagcatcagtgttgaaaaatcctcagtgtcaaatccagtttttaataaagatagcAGGGGAATTTTTAAAGGCTTAAGGGTTGGTGATCCCCAGTGTATCAGAAAGGATACAGAGCACCCCGGCCgttttagaattacagaattgtgttgattggaaaagaccctcaagatcatggagtccaaacattaacccacccctagcactgacccatgtcctgagaacctcatgtccgtctgtccaaccctccagggatgctgactccagcactgccctgggcagcctgttccaatgccccacagccctttggggaagaaattgttccccacatccaacctcaacctcccctggtgcaacttgaggccgtttcctctgctcctggctcttgttcctggggagcagagcccgacccccctggctccaagctcctttcaggcagttcagagatcagaaggtctcccctcagctcctgttctccagctgaaccccccaggtccctcagctgctcccatcacacatgtgctccagcccctcaccagctccgttcccttctctcaactcgctccagcacctattGAGCTTATTCTCCAGACACAATCTTGAATATGCAGAATTAGGGACCTTGGCTGTGGTGCCCTGCAAAGGATTCACCCATTTAAGTGTGTTGTGTGTCAGGTTGTTCAGTGAAGACCATTAAGCATCAGAGAAATCCCTGTCACAACCTTAGACATGTTGTACCTTGTCACCTGGCTAAAGCTCATCTCAGTCGCTGTTTCTTatccagatcagaccagagcagAATAATCCACTACAGTGGTGGTGACCTGGTAGCCGTTGGCTCTGCAAGCCGAAAAGTGCGGTTCCTTGGCATGCCGGGGACGAAAGAAGtgccgcctctgctctctggtagtgctgggagcaaagctctgctcctcgatgagaacaaaggcttggtcctcagcacaggctttgatctcagcatcaggtgagcagcacagggaccgtgCCACGGGATTACCAGCCTCTTGGAATATCcaggaaaacattcatctttagTCCTTCCAGCCCATCTTCGGAATCTTCCTTCCCTCACTTTTGTTATAGTAACAAggaaaggacagtagataaggaaacaacccccactcacataggacagcttctcttttccgGTTTCACCTGGTGACGCACAGGTCTTCCTAAAGTGCCTCAAAACACCAGATGTTTCCCATAGGCACTTGCTGTGAGATTCTGGCCTTGCTAAGGTCAGCACTGAATTCAGCAAGGCTGGGTCTATCTGTGACAGTTTGGCTGAGCAGGTTTAACAGCCTGGTACCcgctgcacagctgctcctttgcagacactgccccctcagacaaggagatgctcagctcttccGTGTTATTTATCTCTACATCTCAAGAGTATCACAAGGAGGGGTAAAAGCTGAACAGCAGGCTGtctggctctggcacagcaataccagaaattcatgaaaggcagcacttaaaaagggaaagagtttacagtgactcaggctctgacccccctgctcttccctgctccaaaatgttcgtctgaacaggtgctggtgttctccgaggccaacaggaatcacattgacaccagccactaaagaaacaattttatctgCAAAGCTCTACATTTTAAGGTTAATTGGAGGTAGCTGTGCCTAAGGTGGAATCTAGACATGTGTTTCCAGGTAGTCTGCAGGTAGAACAAATGATATTGGTAAAAAATTAATACTAATCCTGACTTGATCATTCCAAATACTCTGACACCTTAGTGGAATGACTCCTGGCTTTAGCCTAGTGTGTAGAGGAGAAACGCTGGGCCTGTTAAgtaggaaataataaaatgaataagcCATCAATTAAGTTAATCGCTGTATTCCTGTTTTGGTTGGTCCTTTGTAGGTGCTGGAATATCTACAGTGGTGCTTGTGTGAAAGTCTTCGATGGTCACCGTGGGACAGTCACCTGCTTGGATTTACACGAAGAGCAGCTCGTGTCGGGAGCCAGGGATGGGATGGTAAAAGGTGAGACCAGGAGCTTCCAGACAAAGGCCGGGAGTAGCGAGATGGGCAGAGTGCTGGAGGTGTGACGGGTGACACGGGCAGCGTCTGAATAGAGCAAGGGCATCAATTGGAGGGTGGAGTTTAGCATCCCATTTCGATTCCAGAGCAGCCGAAGCTGTGGCCACGTGCACATGCAAggtctctgtgtcactgcataaattctcgttacttctgcttttattcacttttaaaggttttgtggctctaaggccacaccagctctcggggaaaatggtatcagcttgcagctttgccagaggtttctttactattaatttgtgacctttctcccccttgctcccaacagtgtggaatctgaggagtgggcgatgtctccagaccctgcagcacagcagcgctgtctgggtggtcagaaccgacggtgcccgcgttgtcagcgggtgcgagcgagggctgg
Encoded proteins:
- the LOC136110225 gene encoding F-box/WD repeat-containing protein 10-like, translated to MSPRCLNDNNKSYWRLCGLIRVYKLKKCGPSLGVGDQCRKVYVEAGLLDEKSLEACASVNRFWAHLVEEVNKERECQKTIQESILYLQGLCPRRAVPTYAKRVDVAVPVLNEEGDVIEGHDCESKPQRGERREEKDNLQEAYRDLKTNTVQLEERNVFCGSYSVRVLMDQSDQSRIIHYSGGDLVAVGSASRKVRFLGMPGTKEVPPLLSGSAGSKALLLDENKGLVLSTGFDLSIRCWNIYSGACVKVFDGHRGTVTCLDLHEEQLVSGARDGMVKVWNLRSGRCLQTLQHSSAVWVVRTDGARVVSGCERGLVRVWAADTGALIKTLEEHQGPVKCLSFDQWHLVTGSTDGSALGWSMLGKLSRCLIAFHHPKEVVSLQLLYLRVLSGCADGNIRIFNYLTGTCLKVLTADTSGSPISSVHVSENRMVINSPAVVLVFQFEDVSWDYTLDAAREVAGKTNQQQATWSRTAVPCWRRLYHDRMRRLALEPEGAGGSCFQPGSAAGH